The following DNA comes from Terriglobia bacterium.
GAGATCGTCGCGCAGGAGCTCGAAAACTTCGCGCGCGTTGGTAGCGGTGGTGGACATCAGTCGATGGTCGATGGCCGATGGTCGATGGCGAAGACCCGTTTACATTTCGGCGACTTCAACATCAGGTCCCTCGCTGCGCTCGGGATGACACCACTTGAGAAAACTTCTTCAATCAGATAGTCCGGTAATTCGTGAATTGCATATCAATGCCGAAATCGGAGTTGCGCAAGAGAGCGATCACCTCCTGCAGGGCGTCGCGATCGCGGCTACTGACGCGCACCAGGTCGCCTTGAATGGATGCCTGGACCTTCTTCTTGGAGTCTTTGATTTTCTTGACGATCTCGCGCGCTTTCTCGATCGGGATGCCCTGCTGCATAGTGATGCGCTGGCGCACGGTGGCGCCGGCGGCGGGCTCGACCTTGCCGTAGGTGAGCCCTTTCAGCGGCACGCCGCGCTTGACCAGCTTCTGCTGGAACACGTCGTTGACCGCCTTGAGCTTGTAGTCATCGGCCGAGGAGAGAATGATGGCGTCCTTGCCCTCCAGCGCGATGCTCGACTTGGAATCCTTCAAATCGAAGCGGGTATGGATCTCCTTCATCGCCTGCTGAATGGCGTTGGAGACCTCTTGCAGGTCAATCTTGCTGACGATGTCGAAAGAGTTGTCGGGCATAGTCGGCCTTATGGGC
Coding sequences within:
- a CDS encoding YajQ family cyclic di-GMP-binding protein, with amino-acid sequence MPDNSFDIVSKIDLQEVSNAIQQAMKEIHTRFDLKDSKSSIALEGKDAIILSSADDYKLKAVNDVFQQKLVKRGVPLKGLTYGKVEPAAGATVRQRITMQQGIPIEKAREIVKKIKDSKKKVQASIQGDLVRVSSRDRDALQEVIALLRNSDFGIDMQFTNYRTI